GGATCTCTCGCTGACCTTGTCCGCCGGCACGACCGACACGGTGCTGCACGCGCTGCGCGACCTCACCCGCGCGACCCGCGGCGGGATGCAGCTGCGCTGGAAGATCAACGGGTTCGCCTCCCCGTCGCGCCCGTCCGGCACCCCGCGCAACCTGATGGGATTCAAGGACGGCATCGCCAACCCCGCCGATGACGAACTGGATCGGCTGGTCTGGGTGTCCGGCGGCGGCGAGCCCGGCTGGACCACCGGCGGCAGTTACCAGGTGATCCGGCTGATCCGGATGCTCGTCGAGTTCTGGGACCGGGTCTCGCTGACCGAGCAGGAGAACATGTTCGGCCGCCGCCGGGACACCGGCGCCCCGCTGGACGGGACGTCCGAACAGGACACTCCGCGCTACGCCGACGATCCGATCGGCACCGTCATCCCGCTCACCAGCCACATCCGCAAGGCCAATCCCCGCACCCCGGCTACCGACGCCGGCCGGATCCTGCGGCGTTCGGTGAACTACGACCGCGGGGTGGACACCAACGGCAACCTGGACATGGGCCTGGTCTTCGCCTGCTACCAGCAGGACCTCGAGCGCCAGTTCGAGGCGACCCAGCAGCGGCTGGTGGACGAGCCGCTGGCCGATTACATCTCCCCGTTCGGCGGCGGCTATTTCTTCGCGCTGCCAGGGGTCACCGACGGCCGAGACCACTTCGGCCGGGCGCTGCTGCAGTGAGCGCGCCCACCGCGAGTTCCCACCACGAGGTAACCAACCCAGGAGGATCCCCAGTGGACACAGCAATCGGCAGACGGCGCCGCCGGACGCGGCGGCTGTTCGGGGCCGGCGCGCTGGCCTCGGCGGCGATGCTGGCCATCGCGACCGGCTCGGCCGCCACGTCGGCGGACGCCCAGCCGAGCCACCCGCTGCCCGCGTCGTGGCTGCCCACTCTCACCCCGATCAAGCACGTGGTGGTGATCTTCGGCGAGAACGTCTCCTTCGATCACTACTTCGGCACCTACCCGAACGCGACCAACGAGAACGGCACCCCGTTCCAGGCCGCGAAGCACACCCCGAAGGTCAACGGCTTGGACAAGTTGCTGCTGACCGGGAACCCGAACGCCTACGACCCGAAGCGGCTCGGCCCGGACCAGGCGCTGACCTGCGACCAGAACCACAATTACGGCGCGGAACAGGCCGCCTTCAACGGCGGCAAGATGGACAAGTTCGTGGAGAAGACCGAGACCGGCAAGTGCACCGGGCAGCCGGTGCTGTTCGGTGCACCGGGTCTGGTCATGGACTACTACGACGGCAACACCGTGACCGGAATGTGGAACTACGCGCAGCACTACGCGCTGAGCGACAATTCCTTCAACACCACCTTCGGTCCCTCCACTCCGGGTGCGATCAACCTGATCTCCGGGCAGACGCACGGGATACAGGCCGTCGATTCGGTCTCGCACGAGCCGGCCTCGGATTCGTACGTGACCCAGTCGCCCGATGTCAACGGTGTCGGCACGGTGATCAACGACCCGGACCCGGCGTGGGACGACTGCTCGGACAAGAACCACACCGCGACCGAGAACCTCGGGGCGATGCACGGGCGCAACGTCGGTGACCTGCTCAACCAGCGGCGGGTCACCTGGGGCTGGTTCCAGGGCGGCTTCCGCCCGACCGGCACCGCCAACGGCTACGCGGTCTGCGGCCAGAAGCACGCCAACGTGGGCAATCAGTCCTCGGTGGACTACAGCCCGCACCACGAGCCGTTCCAGTACTACCGGTCCACGGCGAACCCGCATCACCTGCCGCCGTCCTCGGTGCAGGCGATCGGCCAGTCCGACCAGGCCAATCACCAGTACGACATGAGCGACTTCGACGACTCGCTGCAGGCCGGTTCGATGCCCGCGGTCAGCTTCCTCAAGGCGCCGGAGTACCAGGACGCGCACGCCGGCTATTCCGATCCGCTGGACGAGCAGCAGTTCGTGGTCGGGGAGATCAACAAGATCCAGCAGTCCCCGGAATGGCGCTCCACCGCGATCGTGCTCGCCTACGACGATTCCGACGGCTGGTACGACCACCAGAGCCCGGCCGTCATCAACGGTTCCCAGGACGCGGCGCAGGACCAGGCCGTGTGCACCGGAAAGCCGGCGAGCCTGGGCGGTTACGCCGACCGCTGCGGGTACGGCCCGCGGCTGCCGCTGATCATCATCTCCCCCTACAGCAAGGTGAACTACGTCGACCACACCCGGACCGACCAGACCTCGGTGCTGCGGTTCATCGAGGACAACTGGTTCGCCGGGCGGATCGGCGATTCCTCGTTCGACAACCGGGCCGGCGGGTTGTGGAATATGTTCGGGTTCTGGCGGCCGCAGGCGGACAAGCTGCCGATGGACCCGAAGACGGGTGCGCTCGTGAACCACTGAGCGGAAACCCGGGCCCGGGATGACTCCGGGTCAACAGATCGTCACCCACCGAAGGCCGCCGGGCTCGCCCCGGCGGCCTTCGCCATTCCCGCCGCCGGTGCGCGAAACGAGCCCGCGGGCGCCGGTGTGCCGAAACGGCGTGTTGCGTCCGATCTGGACTGACCCGCCGCGCCGCACGCCGTGACGGGCGAATGTCATACGTCGGCGACTGCCTTCGGCACCGGACAGGAAATCGGTTACCGGCAGCTCCACGCGTCGCGGGGAAGGGGGACTGGAGCGTGTCCCGCCTTCCCTCCGGCGGCCGGAAAATCGGCCGAAGAGGTGTGGGAGAGCGACACGGACTGCGTACTGTCCGGACCGGAATGGGAGTCGGAGAGCGCGAGTCCTCTGTCGACACGATAGGCTTATCGAAGGCACATCCTGTAGAAGGTGAAGGAACGCGAACCATGGCGCAGAAGGTTCATGTCGAGATGGTGGACGACATCGACGGCAGCATTGCCGAACAGACGGTCCCGTTCAGTCTCGACGGCGTGAACTACGAGATCGACCTGTCCGAGGACAATGCCGCCGCATTGCGCGACGAGCTGGCCCGTTATGTTGCCGTCTCCCGCCGGATCGGCGGCCGCAAGGTCCGCATCGTCGCCGGTGCCGCACCGCGGCCGGCGTCCACAGCGGCCGACCGCGAACGCAACCGCACTATGCGGGAATGGGCTGAGGCCAACGGTTACCAGGTCTCCGACCGTGGGCGCCTGCCCGCGGAGATCGTGCGTGCTTACGAGGAGCGCGAGGAGACGGTGGAGGAACCGCCCGCCAAGCCGGCGCGCAAGCGGGGCGCTCGCAAGAAGTCCTGAAATCCCGTCCGGACCGGATGGCGCCCAGGGGTGGGGGCGCCATCCGGTCCGTTCGTGTCCCGGCTCGGTCCACTTGCGATCGACACCGGGCAGTGTGCGAAGTGGACCGCCGAAGGTCCATTCCGGACCTTGGCGGTGTCCACTGCGGACCGTCGGGTGGCCGGAGTGTTTCGCTTGTCCCCGCCGGGCCGGTGAGCCGGCGGAAGGCTGCTTCTTCCATCTCCGAAGCGTGCGCTTGATGGACCGCAGCGGACTCGGTCGAGAAGCAGGCGGCGCCGGTACTGCGGGTTCGGCAGCCGGGCTCGTTGCGTGGTGGCCGGCCGCTTCAGTGTGGTCGAGTAGTGCACCTGGCTTTCGGTGGAGCGTGCGCAGTGAATCGCCGCGCCGCGGGCGTTCGATGGTCGGGCCGGTCACTCAGCAGCCGGCTGACGTCGCCAACGGCCTCGCCCAGGCCGGGCAGACCTCGCACCGACCATTCGGTCTCTCCATCCCGGCCCAAGGGAACCGTGTTGCGGGCGGTGTGAGCAGGCCTTATTCCGCCGGAAATTCCGGTCGGCCGAAATAGCACCGGGATGCTGCCAAGCACTTTGCCGCGCTCGGGGGACATCATCGACCGCATGAGATGAACGGGATCGTGGCTCGGATAGCTGGGCCTCGCGGCTGATCTTCGCAGTGGTCAATCATCGGCACTCGGCCTCTGCGGGAAAGGAGCCATGATGACGATCAAGACTACGGATTCCGGCCCTTTGATGCCGATTTCCAGTGCGTTTTGGGCGTTCAAGACGTTCGCTGCCGCAGTGGAGATCGATCTGTTCACCCGGCTGCGAGACGGGCGGCGGGTCACCGTTTCGGAGATCGCCACCGAGCTGGGTATGCACGAGCGGCCCTCGGATGCGCTCCTGGCTGCATGCGCATCGCTGGGCCTGCTGGACAAGAACTGTGCCGATTACGGGAATTCCGCCTTGGCGGAGGAATTCCTGGTGTCCGGGCGGCCCCGGTATTTCGGGGGTTACGTACGTTTCCTGGATCACCGGGAATATCCCGCTTGGCACGGCCTGGTCCACGCGTTACGGGATAATCGTCCGCTGACCTGGGACCCCGGCGAGCAGGAGTCGATCTTCTCGGCCGAGGACCCGGTGATGATGGGAGCTGTTCTGGGTGGCGATGCGCTCACTCTCCAGCTCGACCGCCCAGGTCCCGGCCGGCGCGTATGACTGTCGACCTGCCGCACGTCTGTCCCCTCGCTGCGGGCAAAGTCGCCGAAGCCGGCCTCGACGAGGTGATCGACATCGTGCAAGGCGATTTCCTGGCCGATGAGAAATTGCCGAACGGGCATGATGTCGTGTTGCTCAGCATGATTCTGCACGACTGGGATGAGGTCACCGGACGGGCCTTTGCTCAGGAAATGCTGGGAGGCGCTGGAACCGGGCGGCGTCATTCTCATCCTCGAATGGCTGCTCAATGCGCAACGCACGGGGCCGGTCGCGGCGGCCCTGATGGGCATGAACATGATCGTCGAAACCGTGGGTGGCCGAACTATTCAGAATTGGAATACGTGACCTGGTTGCGAGAAGTCGGCCTCCAGAGTGCACGCGTGCTTCGACGCAATCGGCGCCAATGGTGTGCCGTGGTGGCCCGTAAGCAATAAGCCTCGGGTATAGAACTTCCCGTCAGGCTGATGATCGTCTCCGGGCCGGATTTGTTGTGCAATCTCACTGGAGGGGGCCACACGGTCCTGGCAAAGTTTGGTCGAGGACTCGTGATCAGCAGAGGGAGCCGTGGCTGCCGCGTCATCATCGACGGCGCCTGCCCGCTCGATCGATTGCGCCCGGCCGCGGGCGATGCGGAGGTGTTCGAGATGCGCGATCACCTCGCGCTGTGCGCCGGACCTGTCTCGGGTCTGTGAAGGGCCCCTTCACAGACCTCCGCGGGCTGCGCATGGGCGCCTCACACCGACATTGCGGACACCCTGGGGGTCTTCCTGCTGTAGAGCACCAGGGTCTGCCTGAGCGTTGTCTTCGTGCTGCAATTGTTGCGCTGCTTGATCATGAACCTGCCGGACATCCCCGGTGACCGGCGGGTCGGCAAGATCACGCCGGCCGGTGTGCTCGGCCCCGCCAGGGTGGCTCTCGTCTACGCCGGGGGACACGCCATCGTGTACGCGGCTCTGCTCGTCGGTGTCGTGACCGGCGTGCTTCCCGTGGTTCCCAGCGTGGCCCTGCTCGCGACGTTCCCGATCCCGCTGTGGGTCGCACTTCGTTTGCTCCGCGGGGACATCGACGAGCACCGGACCGCGGAGTCGGTCACGTTCTGGTCCTCGATGGCCTTGCCGACCAGTTCCTGCGCGGTGCTCATCGGTACGACCATCCCGGCTCTCGCGCAAGGGCATGTCCCGTCGTCCTGGCTGGTGGTGGCCACAGCCACGTTCGCGCTGTTTGGTCTCCATCAAACCTGGTACGGAACACTCTGCACGCTCAACCCCAGTACGGACAAGGAATGTCGGTCGTCATCAACCAGGCACTCGCCCTGCGGCAGGCATTCACCACGGATCAACCGACGTCGCACACATACTCGCGCATCCGCCGCGATCTCGCCCGCACCGTCACATCGGCCTGGACACTGTCCAGCACCGAGGACTGGCGCTTTCCCCACACTCGTGGCCGGCGTGGCTGGACAACTCGTCTCGCGCACCGAACCTTCGACCGTTTGCTCTCGGTCGCCATGACCGACCCGGTCCTGGCGCACCACGTGTCCGAGGTCTTCGCCCTCACCCGGCCACCCGGATCCCTGGCCACGCGACGCACCAACAGCGCTCATCCGAGCGGGCCCCGAACCCGCTTAGCCGGGAATGCTTCAGCGGCCGAGCCGCTCGTCGAGATTGATCTTGCCGCCCGCTTCGTCGCTGATCGCGTGCATCGCGTCATTCGGGGACAGGGGGTGGCCGTGCTGGTCGGCGTGCGCGCGCAGCAGATTGCCGAGGTGGCGTTCGGGCAGGCTCCAGGTGGGCCAGCGGCGGCGGGCGATGATGGCCAGCCTGGCGAAATCCGGTGTGCTGTTCGATGCGGTCGCGTCGAGCAGCCAGTGCAGATAAGTGCGCTGCACGGCGATCGGGAAGCTGCCCGGATGCCGTAGCTCACCGTGCCCGGGAACGAACGTGCGGACATCCGGGAACACCTTGTCCAGCCAGTCCAGCGCGGTCAGCCAGCCGGGGATCGAACCGCACGTCGCCAGCGGGGTGGCGCCGACCGACAGCAGCCCGCCGGCGAACAGCGTGCCGGTGCGTGGCTCGAACGCGACCAGATCACCGTCGGTGTGCGCGATCCCGGGGAAGGGGACGACCTCCACGACCACGCCGCCGAGATCCACCTCGACCGGCTCGATCACCGTGTGCACCACCTCCGCGGGCGGGGCTTCCAGCGCACCCCAGCGCGTGAACTGGAAGTGCACGTCGTCGACCTGCGGCCCGGTTCGCACTCGCGGAACGGCCGCGGCCGCGGCCAGCACCCGCCCGCCGTTGCGCAGCGCGACGCCGGTGCCGTTGTAGTGCGAACCGTGGGCGTGCGTGAGCACCACGGTGAGCGGCATCTCCGCCGCCGAGTACTTGCGCACGTCCGTGACCAGGTCGAGCGTGTCCTGCTCGGTCCCGCAGGTGTCCACCACCAGCACGGCTTCGCGGCCGCGGATCCAGCCGCAGTTCGACACCAGCCAGTCGCTGGGCGTGCGCACGTAGGCGACCACGCTCGGGTCGGTGTACCTGAGCGGGACGATGTTCCGCCTGATGGCGCTCATGCGTTCCCCCCTCGTGGGCTGTCGCTGCGGCGGGCCGACCGGACCAGTGCATGGTAGTGGAGTTGAATGGTATAGACCAAGAGGGTCGCGGTCAGTGGTGATGAGATCACATTTCCGGCCGGCTGTGCGGGAGACCACTGATCCGGCTGATCGGCGGGCGGGTTCGGCTGCGGCCGGCCGGGAAGCCGAACTGGGGACCGCGGATGCTTGGCGGAAAGATCATTTCACCTCGGCGGGTCCTTGCCTCTGTTGCGGGGCAGCGGTGGTATCGACCATGTGACGAGGTCCGAAGTGGACACTTCGATCCACTGGTCATATGTCCATTGTGGATTGAAGACTGGTGGTGGCGTGGGGCCACGGTCTCGCTCACTGTGGGTGGAAGATCGATTCCGGACCGTGTGGGCGATGTTGCTTGCCGCGCGGGGGCGACCCGGTCATGTCCGCTTGAGGAGGCGTTGACCAGCAACTTTTCCAGTCGATGAGCGGCGACGGGTTGACATGCAGCTATTTACCTGCGTTACGCTGTGTGGGTAACCGTCGAGCAGGGGAAGTCATGAGCCAGAAACCGAGTTTCGTCTACGTCACCTACATCGACAGCACGCCGGAGCGGGTGTGGGAGGCACTGACCGATCCGGAGATCACCGCGCAGTACTGGGCGCACCGCAACGAGTCCGACTGGCAGCCGGGCTCCCGCTGGGCGCATGTGCGGTCCGATGGATCCGGGATCACCGACGTGACGGGCGAGGTCGTGGAGGCGGAGCCGCCGCGCCGGCTCGTCACGACCTGGTACGACCCGAACGGGCCGGAAAATCAGGAGCCCTCCCGCGCCGCCTTCGACATCCAGCCGTACGAGGGGATCGTCCGGCTGACCGTGACCCACACCGATCTCGCCGACGAGCGTGCGCACCGCGACGTCTCCGGTGGCTGGGCCGCGGTGCTGTCGAACCTGAAGTCGCTGCTGGAGACGGGCAAGCCGTTGCCGATGGACCTGCGGCCGAAGTGATCGTCCCCCGGCAGGGAACAAAATGGTGACTGCGATCGTTCTGCCGGACAGGAGACGTGATAGCCGGGACGGAATCGCGCCGGACCGCCGCGGATTCGCGCAGCACCGCCGCGGATTCGGCTCGCCGAGGGCGCGCTGAATCCGCGGCAAGCGCTGAATGGTTGTGCCTGCGAGTGCCGATGCGCTACGCTACGGCTCGTATCCCGTGGAAGTCGGCCCAGCCGCCCACGAAATCTCGGCACTCTCCGCCAGTTTCGCGGTATCCGGGATACGTCGTTTCCAGGACGTGGTCCGCCTCCGGTTAGCCCGGTGCGCGGCGGAGCCGTCCCGGCCGTACCCGAGCGATCCGCGATCCGCGTCGATCGCCGCACCATTCAGGAGTATCACTCATGACAGAGACACCAACGCAGACACCAACGCAGACACAGACCACGACACGGACAAAGGCGCAGGCACAGACGCTGGCACGGCAAGGAATTCTCGATCTGCGCGGCGGCTCCGCCACCCTCGGCTACGGTCCGGGCGGCCTGGCGGTGCCTGCCGGGCTGGTCCGTGCGCACGGATTGCGCCGGGGCGACGAGCTGGTCCTCGAAGACGGCGTACTCGTCTCGGTCAACGGCGCACCACCCCCGCGGCCACAGCAGCAGCGGCCCGAGTTCGAGCGGCTCACCCCGATTCATCCGGACCAGCGGCTGGTCCTCGAAACCGGCCGGCACCAGCTGACCACCCGCGTGCTCGACCTCGTCGCGCCGCTGGGCAAAGGGCAGCGCGCCTTGATCGTCGCCCCGCCACGCACCGGGAAAACCTCGGTGCTGCAAGCGATCGCGCAGGCGATCTCGGTCAACCACCCGGAGGCGCACCTGATGGTGCTGCTCGCCGACGAGCGGCCCGAGGAGGTCACCGAGATGCGCCGCACCGTGCGCGGCGAGGTGATCGCGTCCACCTTCGATCGCAAACCCGCCGAGCACACCGCACTCGCCGAACTCGCGCTGGAACGCGCCAAACGCCTGGTGGAGACCGGCCGCGACGTCGTGCTGCTGCTCGATTCGCTGACCCGGCTCGGCCGCGCTTACAACCTCGCTGCCCGCACGTCGGGGCGAGTGCTCTCCGGCGGCGTCGACGCGAGCGCTTTGCATCCGATGAAGAAAATCCTCGGCGCCGCCCGCAACATCGAGGACGGCGGCTCCCTCACCATTGTCGCCTCCGCACTTGTCGGCACGGGGTCATTGGCCGACACGGTGTTCTTCGAAGAGCTGAAGAGCACCGGCAACTCCGAACTCCGGCTGGACCGCACACTCGCCGACCACCGCGTGTTCCCGGCCGTGGACCTCTTCGGCTCCGGCACCCGCCGCGACGAGCTGTTGGTGCCGGCAGCCGAGCTGACCGTGCTCGCCGAGGTCCGCCGTGCGCTGGCCGGGCAGGATCCGAAACGGGCCGCGGAACAGTTCCTCGATCAGGTTCGCACCACCAAATCCAATGCCGAATTCGTGGCCAGGGTGCAGGCCTCCTTGGCGATACCGGATCAGCGGGCCGCCTGAATAACCGAACAATTCCGAGACCACGACGATGCACTGAACGGTAGCCTCACCCGATGGACACCGAACGCCTGTCGCTCACGGCGATCGGCCCGGAGTCGGCCGACGAGATGTACCGCCTGCACACCGACCCCGGGATCGCGCGCTGGTTCGGCGACTGGACCCGGGCGGACGCGGCGCCGCTGGGGATCAGCCGTGACCGGTCTGTCGACAAGGTCGGCAGATTGCTTGCCCACCACCGGGAATCCGGCGAGCTGATCGGCCGGGGTGGACTGTCCTATCAGGATGTCGATGGTGCCCGCCCGCTGGATCTGGGCTGTCCGGGAAGCGCACGGGGCAAAGGGCGGCGCCATCGAGATCGGCCGCGCCGGCCTCGTGTACGCGTTCACCCGGCTCGGCGTGACCAAGGTCCTGTCCTTCGCCGAAGTGCACAACGTTCGTTCCCGCGCGGTGATGGCGCGCCTCGGGTTCACCTGTCAGCGCGAAATCCGCTATCAGGATGCCCCATGTGCGCTGTATGGGCTGATCGATTTCACCCGTCTGGACCCGGCTTGTTTCACTACGCTGATCCTGGCCGTGCGAAAGAACCGACGAGGAGGATGTGCGTGGCAGAGTGGGCCGATCTGGTCGGATTCATCAGGCAGCAGTACCGGGTGGTCCGGGACGATCCGGACGAAATCCGCATCCGCATCGTGTTCGGTGCCGACGCGTACACCGAGGGCCGGGCGCAGGTCATGGTGATCGCGCGGGAGGTGTTCGATCACCGCGAGGACTGGGTGCAGATCGCCACCCCGTTCGCCCGGGTGGAGGAGGTCAACCTCTACCACGTGCTCCGCGAGGCCGGCGCCTCGCTGGTGGTGGGTGGTGTGGTCGTGATGGGGGAGCATCTGGTGCTGCGGCACGCACTACCGCTGGTCAACCTCGACCTCAACGAGTTCGTCGATCCCCTGGAACTGGTCGCCGGTTCGGCCGAGTTGCTGGAACAGCAGTTCACCGGCCGCGACGACTACTGATCCCGCAGCGAGGCGATCCTGCGGCGACCGATCCCGCAGCGAGCGACCCCGCGCGACTGCAGACTCGCTACTGATCCCGCGGCGACTGCCGATCCGAGACGGACGGCTGATCCGCAGCGCCCGGCTCCCGCCAAGGGGAGCCGGGCGCGGGAACCCCAGAACCCCGGTGCCCGCAGGAACCTGGGTGCCGACAGAATCCAGGTGCTCGCAGAATCCAAGTGCCAGGTGCCCGCAGAATCCGAGTGTCGACCGGATCCAGGTGCCCTCAGGAACCGGGGTGCGGACAGAGCGCAGGTGCTCGCAGAATCCAAATGTTGACAGAAGCTGGGTGTGCACAGAATCCGGGAGGGTTATTCAGGCAGCCGCATAGAAGTGCAGAGCGATTACCGTTGAGATGGTTTCCGCGAAGGTCTCAATGGGCCGTCGGTAGTCGGCGTGCAGGATCCTCCAGGTTTTGACGTTGGCGATGGTCTGCTCGATGACGTAGCGAATCTTGTTGATCTGGGTGTTGAATTCCTTCTCCCAGTCCAAGAGCTTGCGGTGCTTCGGCTTCTTGATCGGGGTGAGCATATAATTTCCCACGTATCCTTTGTCGCCCATCCAGTTATCCGGATTCAGAGTCAGAAGCGCCCCGGATTCCTTCAGGCAGTACGTGTCGTGCCGGCGTCCTTCGATGGGATCGGAGATCCACGCGAGTCGTCCGTCAAGGGTGCAAGCGATCTGTACGTTCATGCCGGTCGTCTTGTGCTTGCCGGAGTACAGCTCCGGGCGATCGGCCCATGACCAGCACGGCAGCAGGGTTCCGTCCACGATGTACTGCGTCTGGTCGTCCAATTCGTCCGCCGTCGGCACGAACTTCCTGAGAACACGTTCTATCAGAGGCGTCATTCCGGTGATCGCACGACTGATTGTCGGTTGAGATACCTCGTACGCTTCCGCCAGTTCGGCCTGAACCCGATTGCATCGCATGTATGTCAGCGCGATCACCGCCGAGTTGAACAGGCCCAGAAT
This Amycolatopsis sulphurea DNA region includes the following protein-coding sequences:
- a CDS encoding methyltransferase family protein, with protein sequence MTIKTTDSGPLMPISSAFWAFKTFAAAVEIDLFTRLRDGRRVTVSEIATELGMHERPSDALLAACASLGLLDKNCADYGNSALAEEFLVSGRPRYFGGYVRFLDHREYPAWHGLVHALRDNRPLTWDPGEQESIFSAEDPVMMGAVLGGDALTLQLDRPGPGRRV
- a CDS encoding MBL fold metallo-hydrolase is translated as MSAIRRNIVPLRYTDPSVVAYVRTPSDWLVSNCGWIRGREAVLVVDTCGTEQDTLDLVTDVRKYSAAEMPLTVVLTHAHGSHYNGTGVALRNGGRVLAAAAAVPRVRTGPQVDDVHFQFTRWGALEAPPAEVVHTVIEPVEVDLGGVVVEVVPFPGIAHTDGDLVAFEPRTGTLFAGGLLSVGATPLATCGSIPGWLTALDWLDKVFPDVRTFVPGHGELRHPGSFPIAVQRTYLHWLLDATASNSTPDFARLAIIARRRWPTWSLPERHLGNLLRAHADQHGHPLSPNDAMHAISDEAGGKINLDERLGR
- a CDS encoding transposase family protein, whose amino-acid sequence is MDTTAEQRRWPPILGLFNSAVIALTYMRCNRVQAELAEAYEVSQPTISRAITGMTPLIERVLRKFVPTADELDDQTQYIVDGTLLPCWSWADRPELYSGKHKTTGMNVQIACTLDGRLAWISDPIEGRRHDTYCLKESGALLTLNPDNWMGDKGYVGNYMLTPIKKPKHRKLLDWEKEFNTQINKIRYVIEQTIANVKTWRILHADYRRPIETFAETISTVIALHFYAAA
- a CDS encoding SRPBCC family protein, which translates into the protein MSQKPSFVYVTYIDSTPERVWEALTDPEITAQYWAHRNESDWQPGSRWAHVRSDGSGITDVTGEVVEAEPPRRLVTTWYDPNGPENQEPSRAAFDIQPYEGIVRLTVTHTDLADERAHRDVSGGWAAVLSNLKSLLETGKPLPMDLRPK
- a CDS encoding histone-like nucleoid-structuring protein Lsr2; this encodes MAQKVHVEMVDDIDGSIAEQTVPFSLDGVNYEIDLSEDNAAALRDELARYVAVSRRIGGRKVRIVAGAAPRPASTAADRERNRTMREWAEANGYQVSDRGRLPAEIVRAYEEREETVEEPPAKPARKRGARKKS
- a CDS encoding GNAT family N-acetyltransferase; this translates as MVPARWIWAVREAHGAKGGAIEIGRAGLVYAFTRLGVTKVLSFAEVHNVRSRAVMARLGFTCQREIRYQDAPCALYGLIDFTRLDPACFTTLILAVRKNRRGGCAWQSGPIWSDSSGSSTGWSGTIRTKSASASCSVPTRTPRAGRRSW
- the rho gene encoding transcription termination factor Rho translates to MARQGILDLRGGSATLGYGPGGLAVPAGLVRAHGLRRGDELVLEDGVLVSVNGAPPPRPQQQRPEFERLTPIHPDQRLVLETGRHQLTTRVLDLVAPLGKGQRALIVAPPRTGKTSVLQAIAQAISVNHPEAHLMVLLADERPEEVTEMRRTVRGEVIASTFDRKPAEHTALAELALERAKRLVETGRDVVLLLDSLTRLGRAYNLAARTSGRVLSGGVDASALHPMKKILGAARNIEDGGSLTIVASALVGTGSLADTVFFEELKSTGNSELRLDRTLADHRVFPAVDLFGSGTRRDELLVPAAELTVLAEVRRALAGQDPKRAAEQFLDQVRTTKSNAEFVARVQASLAIPDQRAA
- a CDS encoding Dyp-type peroxidase, translating into MTIESSRRSFLRRTVVGAGLNAAAGVGVAASGAASAGESGAVPFHGPRQAAILRRPPAQSIVASFDVIAENRAELTELLREITERARFLTAGGAPAVLGITAPPADSGVLGPVVPPSDLGVVVGVGASLFDDRYGLAGRKPKKLKPMTMFPNDALDSAQCHGDLSLTLSAGTTDTVLHALRDLTRATRGGMQLRWKINGFASPSRPSGTPRNLMGFKDGIANPADDELDRLVWVSGGGEPGWTTGGSYQVIRLIRMLVEFWDRVSLTEQENMFGRRRDTGAPLDGTSEQDTPRYADDPIGTVIPLTSHIRKANPRTPATDAGRILRRSVNYDRGVDTNGNLDMGLVFACYQQDLERQFEATQQRLVDEPLADYISPFGGGYFFALPGVTDGRDHFGRALLQ
- a CDS encoding methyltransferase yields the protein MTVDLPHVCPLAAGKVAEAGLDEVIDIVQGDFLADEKLPNGHDVVLLSMILHDWDEVTGRAFAQEMLGGAGTGRRHSHPRMAAQCATHGAGRGGPDGHEHDRRNRGWPNYSELEYVTWLREVGLQSARVLRRNRRQWCAVVARKQ
- a CDS encoding phospholipase C, coding for MDTAIGRRRRRTRRLFGAGALASAAMLAIATGSAATSADAQPSHPLPASWLPTLTPIKHVVVIFGENVSFDHYFGTYPNATNENGTPFQAAKHTPKVNGLDKLLLTGNPNAYDPKRLGPDQALTCDQNHNYGAEQAAFNGGKMDKFVEKTETGKCTGQPVLFGAPGLVMDYYDGNTVTGMWNYAQHYALSDNSFNTTFGPSTPGAINLISGQTHGIQAVDSVSHEPASDSYVTQSPDVNGVGTVINDPDPAWDDCSDKNHTATENLGAMHGRNVGDLLNQRRVTWGWFQGGFRPTGTANGYAVCGQKHANVGNQSSVDYSPHHEPFQYYRSTANPHHLPPSSVQAIGQSDQANHQYDMSDFDDSLQAGSMPAVSFLKAPEYQDAHAGYSDPLDEQQFVVGEINKIQQSPEWRSTAIVLAYDDSDGWYDHQSPAVINGSQDAAQDQAVCTGKPASLGGYADRCGYGPRLPLIIISPYSKVNYVDHTRTDQTSVLRFIEDNWFAGRIGDSSFDNRAGGLWNMFGFWRPQADKLPMDPKTGALVNH